TACACGTCCAGCGGCGTCACGATCCGCATCCCCGTCTCCTCCGCAAGCCCCGGGAAATCCACTGCCGCAGACAGGGAGTTGCAGTAGACGAAAGCCCGCCGACAGCCCTGGGCCATGGCGCCCCTCAGCACCGCCAGGGCCTGGCGGCGCTTGTCCGCTGCCGGGGCGTGCTGAAAGGCAGTCTGCTCCCTGGGTCCCCGGGAGAGGGGAAACGGCACGCCCGGCAGCCCCCGTTCCTCCAGATATGCCACGCCCATCCGGGTGTCCACCGGTGTGCCGGCCAATACAGCAATGGGTCCGTTCATGGCGATCCTCCTCTCCTCATCCCAGCTTCCGCGGAAAGTTGCCGAATACCCGGACGCCCTCCTGCACAGTCAAAAACGCGTGGGGGTCCACAGAGTGCACCATGTGGAGCAGCTCCTCGATCTCATATTTGGAGAGGCACACGCACAACACACGGACATCGTCCTTGGTGTAGGCGCCCACGCCGTCCCAGTAGGTCACGCTCCGCCCCAGCTGTTTGATAATGAAGTCCGCCAGGACGCTCTCGTCCTCCCGCGTGAAAATCAGAGCCTGAACGGTAACATTCTGCTGGTGCATCCTGTCCAGGATCATGGAGTTTGCGAAGTTGTAAATCACGGAGTAAATGGCGACCTCCGGGTCAAACAGGATCAGGATGGCCGTATAAAGCAGGGCATTGAAGCCCAGCGCAAATTTACCCACCGTAAAAGCACTGTCCCGCTTGCTCATGATGAGTCCCAGCACGTCCAGTCCGCCGCCGCTGCCGCCGCAGGTGAGGACGATTCCGCTGCCGATCCCGGTGAGGATGCCGCCCAGCAGGCAGGCCGTCAGATAATCGTCCACAATGGGCTGCGTGGGAATGGGAATGATGCTGTAAAAAACAGAGTAGGATACCGTACAGATGATGGTCCGCACCGCCAGTCCCCTGCCCAGGTTCCGATACCCGATCATGAGCAGCGGGATGTTCAGCAGAAAATAGAGGACGCCTGCGATGTCGTAGGCCCCGAAGCTCACGCCCAGGAAGTCCTGCAGCAGCGTTCGCACCAGTTGGCAGAAGCCCAGCAGGCCGCCGGTGTACAGGCTCAGGGGGACAATGAAGAGATTCAGCGCCGCGGCCGCGATCAGCTCGCCCAGCACGGCGAGCACCAGCCGCAGGATTCGGTTGTGCAGGGTAGTGTACAGCATGGGTAAAACCTCCCTTGGGAGTGCAGCTCCCTTCTGCGGATATCCATGGTCCCTCTTTGATACCGATTATACGGTGTATCCCGCAAAACCTCAAGAGGGAAAATTACAGGGCGTACCGCAGGCAGCGGTACAGCCGCTGTTTAGCCCGCTTCACCGTGCGGGAGACGGTGGAGCGGTTCACCCCCAGCTTTTGAGCAATCTGGGACATTTTCAGTCCCCGGTCGTAATAGAGGAACACCATCTCCCGCTGCCGGGGCGTCAGCTCCTGCTCCCGGGCCCGGCGCAGGCCGCGCCGCAGCCGCTCCAGCTGCTCACTGTTATCCTCCGCATGGTCCCGCAGCCAGACGGTCATGTCCCCGATCCACTCGCTGCTGCGGGCGTCAAAGCGTGTATCTCTCATGTCTGTGATAGCTCCTGTCGTAATAATGGGCCGTCAGCGCCGCCAGCTCCCGGGTCTCCTGCAGCAGCGGCGTCAGCTCTGTGATCCGCCGCCGCAGAAGGCGGCGGTCCTCCTCGTCCTTCAGCTCCCGCGCCGCCTGCCGCAGCTCGCCGATCCGCCGCCGCAGGGCGGCCGCGCTCTCCGCGTAGAGGGCGGACATCTCCAGCAGCGTCATGGCGCCGCCTCCCTTCCCCGCACCTGGCGGAAGGGAGCCAGCTCCGCCCGGGCGAACACCGGGAGGCAGGCCCCACATACGCTGCTGCCGTTGCAGTACCAGTAGTCCTCTCCCTCTGTGATCTCCAGCCCGCAGAGCGAGCAGCGCAGCGTCCGCCGTCGGCGGGTATGTTCCTTTGTTTCCAAATGCGATGCTCCTTTCCTGTATACAGATCCCGGCAAGTCTCATGTGCCCCGCCGGCAAAATGAAAAAAACGGGTGGAAAAGCAAAAATTTTCTGTTGACAAACAGGCGCTTATCTGGTAAGATAAATTCTGCTGTTGGAACTGCTGGTGTAGCTCAGCTGGTAGAGCAGCTGATTTGTAATCAGCAGGTCGGGGGTTCGAATCCGTCCACCAGCTCCAGTTTTAATATGGGGGAATTCCAGAGCGGTCAAATGGGGCAGACTGTAAATCTGTTGCCTTCGGCTTCGGTGGTTCGAATCCACCTTCCCCCACCAAAAAGGTGCCTGCAATCGCGGGCGCTTTTTTCATTTTGATAAACAAGATACTTGTAAATTTTTATTTATTTTACAAGTATCTTGTTTACAGCTATACAGTAGCACAAGTTTTTTTGAAAGTCAAGTATAATTTTACAAGTTTCTTGTAAAATTGGATTGACAGCTTCCTTGAAATCCGATAGGATACTGTCAAGAACATCGGAAAGGATGGGATCCATGGCATTTGGAGACCGGATCAAAGCCCGTCGGGAGGAGCTGGCTCTCTCCCGCCCCCAGCTGGCGGATCGGCTGGGCGTCACACCGTCCACTGTCAGCAACTACGAGACCGGTGTCAGCTTCCCTAAGGAGGAGATGATGCTCCGGCTGTTCGACTGTCTGGAGACGGACCCCAACACCTTGTTTCAGGACAGCTTTCGCCGCGGCGCGGACGTCCTGACTGAGCGGGAGCGGCAGCTGCTGGAGCAGTATCGCTCCCTCTCTCCCCTGGGGCGGGAGAGCGTCCAGACGATGGTGGAGGCGCTGCGGGCCTGTCAGCAGGAATCCGCAGCCCCGGAGCAGGAGCCCCGGGTCATTCCCCTGTACCGGACCCCTGCGGCGGCCGGTTATGCGGCGCCAGTGTTCGGCGAGGATTTCGACTACCTCCAGGTCACAGACGGCGTGCCTCAGGCCGCAGAGTTTGCTGTGCGTATCCAGGGGGACTCCATGGTCCCCTACATCCCGGACGGCTCCGTGGTCTATGTGAATCGCGATCCCCTGAAGGCCGGGGACGTGGGGATCTTCTGCGTGGACGGGGATATCTTCTGCAAGCAGTATTACAAGGATCCCGCCGGAACGGTGTATCTTTTCTCCCTAAACCGGGCGCGGGCCGATGCGGACGTGGTACTCACCGCCGGCAGCGGCCGGACGCTCGCCTGCTTCGGCCGGGTGATCCTCCACGCGCTGCCGCTGCCGGGGCGGACGTAACGGAGAGCCGGGCGCCGCCTATGCGGCGCCCGGCTCTCTTGTTCGGCAGTCTTCAAACGATGAACCCGCCGTCGGCGGCGAGGATTTGCCCCGTGAGGAAGGATGCCTTGTCGGAGGCCAGAAAGGCAACGGCGTGGGCCACGTCCTCCGGCGTCCCCAGCCGTCCCAGAGGCGTCTGCTCCGCCAGATCCCGCAGGGTCTCCTGTCCCAGAACCTGAACCATGTCGGTGTTGATGACGCCGGGAGCCACGCAGTTGACCCGGATGTGGGAGGGCGCCAGCTCCAGCGCCAGGGACCGGGTCAGCCCCACGAGAGCGGCTTTGGTGCAGGCATACGCCACCTCGCAGGAGGCTCCCCGCAGTCCCCAGATGGATGAGATGTTGACGATGCAGCCCGCCTTCTCATGGAGCATGTGGGGCAGTACTGCCTGGATGGTGTTCCGGGCGCCGCCCAGGTTCACGCCCAGATAGCGATTCCACTGGGCATCTGTGATATCCTGAAATTGGATCTGCCCCGCAATGCCGGCGTTGTTCACCAGCAGGCTCACGGGTCCCAGCTCCGCTTCCGCAGTGCGAACCATCGTCTCCACAGCCGCCCGGTCCGCCACATCCGCCTGAACTGCAATGGCATTTCCACCATGGTTCCGGATTTTTTCTGCCAGCGTCTCCGCCTCCTGCCGGTGCGTCAGGTAATTGATACAGACAGCATGTCCCGCCTCCGCCAGCTCTGCCGCAATCGCTCTCCCGATCCCCCGGGAAGCCCCAGTGACCAATGCCACACGATTCATAGTGATCCTCCTGTCATAGTGCTGTCAGCAGTATAACAAAAAAAACAGGATCGCGCAAGAAAAGTGTTGACAAAAGGTGCGTTTTCGTGTATCCTATATACGTTCCGTTTTGGACGATTAGCTCAGCTGGCTAGAGCACCTGCTTGACGTGCAGGGGGTCACAGGTTCGAGTCCTGTATCGTCCACCACAAAAAGCACCGTTTTCTGATGAAAACGGTGCTTTTTCGTAACTTTTTATGCAATTTACTCGAGAGTTATGTAACCTTGCTGCGCCCCTGACCACACGGCCAGCCACAGTCAGAAAAAATTTAGGCCTCCAAGGGCGATTCGCCCTCGGGGACCCGTTTGTTCAACCTGTCAGTCCTGCCTGCTTCCGCCGCTCTTTCTTAGAGGCGATTTCTGCTTTCATCTCCCGGATCATATGGGCCAGCTTCTCTTCGCACTCCGCCTCTGTATGGGCGTAGACGTTGCGTGCCATTCGTTTCCCGTTGATTTTCGGGGAGTAGCGGCCCTCCCAGAGGTGTTCGCTGATTTGACTGACACAACCCGTTCCCGGCTTCCGGTATTTCCTCTTCACCGGCTGGAAGTCCGTTTTTGCGACTTTTGGCTTAGCCGGGGAGGATGCCCGACGCGGTGGTTCGATCCCGGCGATCCCCCGATCGATGCTGGCGGCGGCATTCTCCCGCATGGTGTCGGTGACATGGGCATAGACGTTCAGTGTGGTGGCGGACGTCACATGGCCGATGATGGTGGACAGCGTCTTGATGTCCATGCCATGTTCCAGCGCGTTGGTGGCGAAGGTATGCCGCAAGTCGTGAAAGCGGATGTGCTTGCAGTCCGCCCGATTCAGAACCTTGGCCAGCTTCTTCCGGACGGCGGCCGGGTCCAGTGGGGAGTCCTCCTTTTTCGGAGAAGGGAACATCCACCTGGAACGGATGCTCTGCCGGTAGTCTCGCAGGACACCCAGAATGGGGGCTGGCAGGATGATGCTCCGACAAGAGCTCTTTGTCTTAGGGGCGGAGATCACCAGTTCCCTGCGTACCCGCTGGACCTGCCGTTCGATCCGCAGTACTCCTGTGCAGAGATCCAAGTCATCCCATTGGAGGGCCAGGATCTCGCCCCGGCGCAGACCAGTAGAGAGTTCTAATAGCAGAAGCTCATAGCAGTCGTTCTCACGGGCCTGTATCAGCAGACGCCGAATCTCCTCCGGAGACAATACCTGCATCTCCTTCGGACGGAGCGTCGGCGTCTTACAGGCATCGGCGGGATTTTTCAGGATGAGGCCCTGTTTTACCGCCTGATCCAGCGCCGCCCGGCAGGTCACATGGCAGCACTTCACCATACGGTCAGAGAGTCCGGAGCCATATTGCTCCACAGCCTGGAGGCGGCCACCCTGCTTGAGTTGGCGGTAGAACTGTTGAAGGTCTGCTGCGGTAAGCCTGTTCAGCGGGATTTGGCCGATTTCCGGGATGATGTGCCGGTAGATGCGGTTCTCGTAGTCCGTTTGTGTCTTTGCTCCAATCGTAGGCTTGCATTGGTTCTGGTACCAGTGATCCAGCCATGCTCCAAAACACATATCGGATGACAGTCGTTCCAGCTCTACTTTCTTCAGGCTGTCTTTCAGGACTTTCAGCTTTTGTAGGCACTCTTTCTTGTTTTTTGCCAGCACATTCTTTGTCTTGGGATAGCCGTTGTCATCATAGCCAATGACTACCCGGCCCTCCCAGCGGCCGTCTTTTCTCAGATGGACGCTCCCGTCCCCTCGTTTTCTGCGTTTTGCCAAGGTTTCATCTCCTCTCCCAGGATTTCTGTCATAAAATCTCCGACGATTTCGGCGGCGGTGCGCTGCATATCTCCAGTGACATGGGTGTAGGTATCCAGCGTGAAGGATGCCTTTGTATGGCCCAGAATGCCGGACAACGTCTTGGCGTCCACGCCGGAGGCCAGGGCATGGGTGGCGAAGGTATGCCGCAAGTCGTGGAACCGAATGTTGGGCAGGCCAGCGGAGTCCAGCAAGGCCTTCAGGTGGCCGTATGCGGAGCGGGGATTGGTAGGGGATTCGGGCTTCAGCGGATTCGGGAAGATCCACTCTGACCAGGAATGCTTTTTGCGTTCCGACAGAAGCTGGGCAGTACTTGCCGGCAGCAGGATATTTCGGGTCCCTCGCCCGGTCTTGGTGGCACCGGCCACCAGCCTGCCGCCTTTCTCCGTGTGGATGGTCCGCCTTACTGCCAGTGTTCCGGCTGCTTCATCGAAGTCCGCCCACATGAGTCCGCAGAGCTCACCCCGCCGCAGACCGGTGGTCAGCTCTGTGTAGAAGAAGTCGTGCCAGACGGCGTCGTGTTTGATTGCCTCCATGAACTGTTCCAGCTGGTCATCATTCAGGATCTGCTTGGGTTTGGGATTTGCTTTAGGAACCGGGATATTCTCGGTGGGATTTTTGGCAATGATATGGGATTCCTTCGCCGCTTTCATGGCTTCGTGGAACATGGTGTGGATGCTGTGTACCATACTGCCGGATAGCTGGTGACCGTATTGAGCGTGTTCCTTGACACGCCCCCGTGCTTTCAGAACTTCGTACATCTTCTGTACATCCGTCGGGGTGATTTTTGAAATCTGCTTATCTCCGAGGTATGGCTTGATATAGAGATCCGCGTACCTGCGGTATCCGTTCAGTGTGCTGGGCCGGATGGTTCCGGCCATGATCGCATCCAGCCAGTAGTCCATCCATTCGTTCAGGGTGAGCTTGCTGTCCTCGGTCAGGTCAACGCCCTGGTAGGCGATGATCTCCTGGCGGAGCTTTGCGGTCAACTCTTTTTGCGTGGGTGCGTAGATGTAGCGGAAGATGCTGTCGCCGTTTTCCTTATGGCCGATCACGATGCGGCCCTCCCAACGGCCATCGTCCTTTTTGCGCACCATGCCGTCACCGGACGGCCTGCGTTTACTCATTTGAATCGCCTCCTCTGTAGGAACTCTTCTTTGTTTACACCATCGCAGTTTTTGACGGTATTGTTAGCTGCTTTTTCTCTGTGAAAACTTTTCGCAGGCCTGACTCGTCTTCTGCCTCAAACCTGTGGTAAAGGGCTTTCATGTAGTCATGCATGGTGTGCCACCTCCTGTCAACGACACACAATACCGCAACCACTGCTGAATAGCCATCCCAAATGACAACAATTATCAGAAAATTATCAAGTTCAGAGTGAACTGCAATGGGCCGCATCCAATTTCGGATGCGGCCCATCTGAACTCCTCTTATGCATAGGGATTATGCGCTGTCGGATTGCCTACGAACATGTAACAGAAGGCTCTACCGTTATCGATGGTAACGCCGACGCCAACGGTATCGCAATTCGGGTCAATCATCGTTGCCAGATGGCCGGGAGAGTTCTCCCAGTTCGATACAGCCTTTTCGGGAATTCTATCGGGGGTCGTGACGGTGAACACCGTCAGGTTGGAGCCGAAGCCGTGGGGGTATATCCGTACCCAGCTGACAATTCGGAAGGGGTGCTTTCACGATTGTTTTGCGCCGCAACGGTCGATTCCCATTTTGATTTGCAACTCTGTTTGTGGTATGCTACAATGATCTCCAAAGATAGGAACGCTGATTTCCAGTACGATGCTATCGTATAGTGCATATACTGTATTTACA
This DNA window, taken from Dysosmobacter welbionis, encodes the following:
- a CDS encoding YitT family protein; the protein is MLYTTLHNRILRLVLAVLGELIAAAALNLFIVPLSLYTGGLLGFCQLVRTLLQDFLGVSFGAYDIAGVLYFLLNIPLLMIGYRNLGRGLAVRTIICTVSYSVFYSIIPIPTQPIVDDYLTACLLGGILTGIGSGIVLTCGGSGGGLDVLGLIMSKRDSAFTVGKFALGFNALLYTAILILFDPEVAIYSVIYNFANSMILDRMHQQNVTVQALIFTREDESVLADFIIKQLGRSVTYWDGVGAYTKDDVRVLCVCLSKYEIEELLHMVHSVDPHAFLTVQEGVRVFGNFPRKLG
- a CDS encoding sigma-70 family RNA polymerase sigma factor — translated: MRDTRFDARSSEWIGDMTVWLRDHAEDNSEQLERLRRGLRRAREQELTPRQREMVFLYYDRGLKMSQIAQKLGVNRSTVSRTVKRAKQRLYRCLRYAL
- a CDS encoding XRE family transcriptional regulator, encoding MAFGDRIKARREELALSRPQLADRLGVTPSTVSNYETGVSFPKEEMMLRLFDCLETDPNTLFQDSFRRGADVLTERERQLLEQYRSLSPLGRESVQTMVEALRACQQESAAPEQEPRVIPLYRTPAAAGYAAPVFGEDFDYLQVTDGVPQAAEFAVRIQGDSMVPYIPDGSVVYVNRDPLKAGDVGIFCVDGDIFCKQYYKDPAGTVYLFSLNRARADADVVLTAGSGRTLACFGRVILHALPLPGRT
- the ymfI gene encoding elongation factor P 5-aminopentanone reductase — its product is MNRVALVTGASRGIGRAIAAELAEAGHAVCINYLTHRQEAETLAEKIRNHGGNAIAVQADVADRAAVETMVRTAEAELGPVSLLVNNAGIAGQIQFQDITDAQWNRYLGVNLGGARNTIQAVLPHMLHEKAGCIVNISSIWGLRGASCEVAYACTKAALVGLTRSLALELAPSHIRVNCVAPGVINTDMVQVLGQETLRDLAEQTPLGRLGTPEDVAHAVAFLASDKASFLTGQILAADGGFIV
- a CDS encoding tyrosine-type recombinase/integrase, which translates into the protein MAKRRKRGDGSVHLRKDGRWEGRVVIGYDDNGYPKTKNVLAKNKKECLQKLKVLKDSLKKVELERLSSDMCFGAWLDHWYQNQCKPTIGAKTQTDYENRIYRHIIPEIGQIPLNRLTAADLQQFYRQLKQGGRLQAVEQYGSGLSDRMVKCCHVTCRAALDQAVKQGLILKNPADACKTPTLRPKEMQVLSPEEIRRLLIQARENDCYELLLLELSTGLRRGEILALQWDDLDLCTGVLRIERQVQRVRRELVISAPKTKSSCRSIILPAPILGVLRDYRQSIRSRWMFPSPKKEDSPLDPAAVRKKLAKVLNRADCKHIRFHDLRHTFATNALEHGMDIKTLSTIIGHVTSATTLNVYAHVTDTMRENAAASIDRGIAGIEPPRRASSPAKPKVAKTDFQPVKRKYRKPGTGCVSQISEHLWEGRYSPKINGKRMARNVYAHTEAECEEKLAHMIREMKAEIASKKERRKQAGLTG
- a CDS encoding tyrosine-type recombinase/integrase; translation: MSKRRPSGDGMVRKKDDGRWEGRIVIGHKENGDSIFRYIYAPTQKELTAKLRQEIIAYQGVDLTEDSKLTLNEWMDYWLDAIMAGTIRPSTLNGYRRYADLYIKPYLGDKQISKITPTDVQKMYEVLKARGRVKEHAQYGHQLSGSMVHSIHTMFHEAMKAAKESHIIAKNPTENIPVPKANPKPKQILNDDQLEQFMEAIKHDAVWHDFFYTELTTGLRRGELCGLMWADFDEAAGTLAVRRTIHTEKGGRLVAGATKTGRGTRNILLPASTAQLLSERKKHSWSEWIFPNPLKPESPTNPRSAYGHLKALLDSAGLPNIRFHDLRHTFATHALASGVDAKTLSGILGHTKASFTLDTYTHVTGDMQRTAAEIVGDFMTEILGEEMKPWQNAENEGTGASI
- a CDS encoding CAP domain-containing protein produces the protein MFTVTTPDRIPEKAVSNWENSPGHLATMIDPNCDTVGVGVTIDNGRAFCYMFVGNPTAHNPYA